A genome region from Natronosalvus rutilus includes the following:
- a CDS encoding 50S ribosomal protein L10, whose protein sequence is MSAEAQAEAERKTENLPEWKREEVDELESLIEDYESVGVIGITGIPSKQLQDMRRGLHGTAVVRVSRNTLQTRALESGGLDDLVEHVDGQVGLVATNANPFALYKELEASKTPAPINAGEVAPNDIVIPEGDTGVDPGPFVGELQQVGANARIEEGSIQVMEDSTVLEAGEEVSADLANVLNELGIEPKEVGLDLRAVFSEGVLFDPEDLDIDVEAYESDVQTAAAFARNLSINAGYPTAQTMPTIIAKATGEAKSLGLHAAIENDDLMPDLVRKADAQLRAIAAHIDDEEALPEELQGVEAPAADAGAAGSAEEESSDDQNGDESEAADDDEDEDDDDGDGAEGLGAMFG, encoded by the coding sequence ATGAGCGCCGAAGCACAGGCGGAAGCCGAGCGCAAGACCGAGAACCTTCCCGAGTGGAAGCGCGAGGAGGTCGACGAACTCGAGAGCCTCATCGAGGACTACGAGAGCGTCGGCGTCATCGGCATCACCGGGATCCCCTCGAAGCAGCTGCAGGACATGCGTCGCGGCCTCCACGGTACCGCCGTGGTCCGCGTCAGCCGCAACACCCTGCAGACGCGCGCGCTCGAGTCCGGCGGACTCGACGACCTCGTCGAGCACGTCGACGGACAGGTCGGCCTCGTCGCGACGAACGCGAACCCGTTCGCCCTGTACAAGGAACTCGAGGCCTCGAAGACGCCTGCGCCGATCAACGCCGGCGAGGTGGCCCCGAACGACATCGTCATCCCCGAGGGTGACACCGGGGTCGACCCCGGTCCGTTCGTGGGCGAACTCCAGCAGGTCGGGGCCAACGCCCGGATCGAGGAGGGTTCGATCCAGGTCATGGAGGACTCGACCGTCCTCGAGGCCGGCGAGGAAGTGTCCGCGGATCTCGCGAACGTCCTCAACGAACTCGGCATCGAGCCCAAGGAAGTGGGTCTCGACCTGCGCGCCGTCTTCTCCGAGGGCGTGCTGTTCGACCCCGAGGACCTCGACATCGACGTCGAGGCCTACGAGAGCGACGTGCAGACGGCCGCGGCCTTCGCACGCAACCTCTCGATCAACGCGGGCTACCCGACGGCCCAGACCATGCCGACGATCATCGCGAAGGCGACGGGCGAGGCCAAGAGCCTCGGCCTCCACGCGGCGATCGAGAACGACGACCTCATGCCCGACCTCGTCCGCAAGGCCGACGCGCAATTGCGCGCGATCGCGGCCCATATCGACGACGAGGAGGCGCTCCCGGAGGAACTCCAGGGCGTCGAGGCCCCCGCTGCTGACGCGGGTGCGGCAGGATCTGCGGAAGAAGAATCGAGCGACGACCAGAACGGCGACGAGTCCGAGGCCGCTGACGATGACGAAGACGAGGACGATGACGACGGTGACGGCGCGGAAGGACTCGGCGCAATGTTCGGATAA
- a CDS encoding DsrE/DsrF/DrsH-like family protein, with amino-acid sequence MSTDNATPSIDDTEFDAADMEALLERVEELEDTVADLDDDQKKMTIVATQGSFDMAYPPLILASTAAAFGWDVVVFHTFWGLDILHEEKSQNLKLSAVGNPNMPMPNALAALPGMDSMATKMMQKKIDENGTATIEELIDLSLETGVDLQACQMTIELMDYDEDDFYDGVTTGVGAATALQHMAESDIQLLV; translated from the coding sequence ATGAGCACCGACAACGCAACCCCATCCATCGACGACACCGAGTTCGACGCCGCCGACATGGAGGCCCTGCTCGAGCGCGTCGAGGAACTCGAGGACACCGTCGCCGACCTGGACGACGACCAGAAGAAGATGACGATCGTCGCCACCCAAGGAAGCTTCGACATGGCGTACCCGCCGCTGATCCTCGCGAGTACGGCAGCAGCCTTCGGCTGGGACGTCGTCGTCTTCCACACGTTCTGGGGGCTCGACATTCTCCACGAGGAGAAGTCCCAGAACCTCAAGCTGAGCGCCGTCGGAAACCCGAACATGCCGATGCCGAACGCCCTCGCCGCGCTCCCCGGGATGGACTCGATGGCGACGAAGATGATGCAGAAGAAAATCGACGAGAACGGCACGGCCACCATCGAAGAGCTCATCGACCTCTCGCTCGAGACCGGGGTTGACCTCCAGGCCTGCCAGATGACCATCGAGCTGATGGACTACGACGAGGACGACTTCTACGACGGCGTGACGACCGGCGTCGGGGCCGCGACGGCGCTCCAGCACATGGCCGAGTCGGACATCCAGCTGCTGGTCTAA
- a CDS encoding 50S ribosomal protein L11: MAGTIEALVPGGQANPGPPLGPELGPTPVDVQAVVNDINEQTAAFDGTEVPVTIEYEDDGSYSIDVGVPPTAALVKDEAGFDTGSGEPQKDFVADLSIDQVKTIAEQKKPDLLAYDTKNAAKEVVGTCASMGVTIEGVDAREFKAKVDDGEYDDVLVE; the protein is encoded by the coding sequence ATGGCTGGAACCATCGAAGCGCTCGTACCGGGTGGCCAGGCCAATCCTGGCCCGCCGCTCGGTCCCGAGCTCGGACCGACGCCCGTCGACGTACAGGCGGTCGTCAACGACATCAACGAACAGACTGCGGCCTTCGACGGCACCGAAGTGCCGGTTACCATCGAGTACGAAGACGACGGCAGCTACTCGATCGACGTCGGTGTCCCACCGACGGCCGCCCTCGTCAAGGACGAGGCCGGATTCGACACGGGAAGCGGCGAACCGCAGAAGGACTTCGTCGCCGACCTCTCGATCGACCAGGTCAAAACGATCGCCGAGCAGAAGAAGCCCGACCTGCTCGCCTACGACACGAAGAACGCGGCCAAAGAGGTCGTCGGTACCTGCGCTTCGATGGGCGTTACCATCGAAGGCGTCGACGCTCGCGAGTTCAAAGCGAAGGTCGACGACGGCGAGTACGACGACGTTCTCGTCGAGTGA
- a CDS encoding HalOD1 output domain-containing protein, whose protein sequence is MAPDDAIGSWATDPSLRVIETVAKADGIAPHACNPPLNDVVDPSALDQLFMGTGPAASFKQVSFEYRGYAITVHSDGRVTLE, encoded by the coding sequence ATGGCACCAGACGATGCTATCGGTTCGTGGGCGACGGATCCGAGTTTGCGCGTCATCGAAACTGTCGCCAAGGCCGATGGTATCGCCCCACATGCCTGTAATCCACCGCTCAATGACGTCGTCGATCCGTCCGCTCTCGACCAGCTATTCATGGGAACTGGGCCAGCGGCGTCGTTCAAGCAGGTGAGCTTCGAGTACCGTGGCTACGCCATCACCGTCCACTCCGACGGTCGCGTCACGCTCGAGTGA
- a CDS encoding multicopper oxidase domain-containing protein, whose product MTDHIGAPGTGISRREYLAATGGTGAAVLAGCQSPMNLNSKAAAQSDLPTTSPPSVVQVDEQGGEVTLRSVTSRHPVHPLESMGGPIEFPQVWAFQADDREPSVPGPILRTTEGNDMEVTLDNTDGSHAHTLHFHGSHKTWENDGVPTTTGIRVDPGEKHTYTIPANVPGTHLYHCHYQTNRHIDMGMYGIFRVDPKGYEPADKEYFMTVKDWDSRVPRQMNGEDVDYSPRQRNPDVFTINGKSLPRTLHPEDGSPMIVDSGDTVRLHFVNAGYMSHPLHTHNHRFRLVEKDGGQIPEAAQYERDITNVAPAERHTIEFEANADPGIYLMHCHKVDHAMNGNFYPGGMVSAIVYRDVMDTDIFSELMGHAGYEG is encoded by the coding sequence ATGACCGATCACATCGGAGCCCCTGGAACTGGCATCTCGCGGCGCGAATATCTGGCTGCAACCGGCGGAACCGGCGCTGCCGTCCTCGCCGGCTGTCAGTCACCGATGAATCTGAATTCGAAAGCAGCCGCCCAGTCAGACCTCCCGACGACGAGTCCACCGTCGGTCGTCCAGGTCGATGAGCAGGGCGGAGAAGTCACGCTTCGAAGCGTCACCTCTCGACACCCTGTTCACCCGCTCGAGTCGATGGGCGGGCCGATCGAGTTCCCGCAGGTCTGGGCGTTCCAGGCCGACGATCGCGAACCCAGCGTTCCGGGGCCAATCCTGCGGACGACCGAGGGCAACGACATGGAAGTGACGCTCGACAACACGGACGGGAGCCACGCGCACACGCTCCACTTCCACGGCTCACACAAGACCTGGGAGAACGACGGCGTGCCGACGACGACAGGCATTCGCGTCGATCCAGGCGAGAAACACACCTACACGATCCCGGCGAACGTCCCGGGGACGCACCTCTACCACTGCCACTACCAGACGAACCGACACATCGACATGGGGATGTACGGAATCTTCCGCGTCGATCCGAAGGGGTACGAACCAGCCGACAAGGAGTACTTCATGACGGTCAAGGACTGGGACTCGCGCGTCCCCAGGCAGATGAACGGCGAGGACGTCGACTACAGCCCTCGCCAGCGTAACCCCGACGTGTTCACGATCAACGGAAAGAGCCTTCCCCGGACGCTCCACCCCGAAGACGGTTCGCCGATGATCGTCGATTCGGGTGACACGGTCAGGCTCCACTTCGTCAACGCCGGGTACATGTCTCACCCGTTGCACACGCACAACCACCGCTTCCGTCTGGTCGAGAAGGACGGCGGCCAGATTCCCGAAGCGGCGCAGTACGAGCGCGACATCACCAACGTCGCGCCCGCGGAGCGCCACACAATCGAGTTCGAAGCGAACGCCGATCCCGGTATCTACCTGATGCACTGTCACAAGGTCGACCACGCGATGAACGGGAACTTCTACCCCGGCGGCATGGTCAGTGCGATCGTCTACCGAGACGTCATGGACACCGACATCTTCAGCGAGCTCATGGGGCACGCAGGCTACGAGGGTTGA
- a CDS encoding 50S ribosomal protein L1, translating to MANSDIETAVTRALEDAPDRNFTETVDLAINLRDLDLNEPSNRVDESVVLPSGTGQETQIIVIAEGETAVRAEEVADQVLSGSDVADLDDDDAKDLADETDFFIAEEAMMQDIARHLGTILGPRGKMPDPLSPDDDVVETVNRLKNTVQVRSRDRRTFHTRVGAEDMGAEDIADNIDVILRRLHADLEKGPQNIDSVYVKTTMGPSVEVA from the coding sequence ATGGCAAATTCGGATATCGAAACAGCAGTCACTCGCGCACTCGAGGACGCGCCCGATCGGAACTTTACCGAGACGGTCGACCTTGCGATCAATCTGCGCGATCTAGACCTCAACGAACCGTCGAATCGTGTCGACGAGTCCGTCGTGTTGCCGTCTGGAACCGGCCAGGAGACCCAAATTATCGTCATCGCCGAAGGCGAGACCGCCGTCCGCGCCGAGGAGGTTGCGGACCAGGTCCTTTCGGGGAGCGACGTGGCCGATCTGGACGACGACGACGCCAAAGATCTGGCGGACGAAACCGACTTCTTCATCGCCGAAGAGGCGATGATGCAGGACATTGCGCGGCACCTGGGGACGATCCTGGGCCCGCGAGGGAAGATGCCGGACCCGCTCTCGCCCGACGACGACGTCGTCGAGACGGTCAACCGACTGAAAAACACCGTGCAAGTTCGCTCGCGGGACCGACGTACGTTCCACACGCGCGTCGGTGCCGAGGACATGGGCGCCGAGGACATCGCCGACAACATCGACGTCATCCTCCGACGCCTGCACGCCGACCTGGAGAAGGGCCCCCAGAACATCGATTCCGTCTACGTGAAGACGACGATGGGCCCGTCCGTGGAGGTGGCCTGA
- a CDS encoding sulfurtransferase TusA family protein, producing the protein MSSEYTVTETLDVKGQSCPMPIVKTKQAIDDLGDGDVLEVVATDSGSMSDIRGWAEGTDGVELLDQVESDDLYTHYVKKTA; encoded by the coding sequence ATGAGTTCAGAGTACACCGTTACGGAGACGCTCGACGTGAAAGGACAGTCCTGCCCAATGCCCATCGTGAAGACCAAGCAGGCCATCGACGACCTCGGCGACGGCGACGTCCTCGAGGTCGTGGCGACCGACTCGGGTAGCATGAGCGACATTCGAGGCTGGGCCGAGGGAACCGACGGCGTCGAGCTCCTCGACCAGGTCGAATCGGACGATCTCTACACGCACTACGTGAAGAAGACTGCGTGA
- a CDS encoding aldehyde dehydrogenase family protein: MPDTLSIDADWNAFYIDGEWTESDGDEEISVQDPSSREEIARVPAGTEADVDAAFEAAAAAQAEWREAPPIERERVALEVANLLQEYEDEIVDLLAHEAGGSRIMGETSVQIAADQAMEAATLPRRMKGEQVDSNVPGKENLVRREPQGVVTVISPWNFPLNLSGRAVAPAIATGNAVVLKPASNTPITGGLLFAKLYEEAGLPDGLLNVVTGSGSEIGDPVVAHPESDVVAFTGSTPVGRGVATTGGENLSVIALELGGNNGHIVTADADLEAAVDSAVFGTFVHQGQVCISINRHIVHEDVYDEYVDRLTDRAKSLPVGSAHDPDTVVGPVIDESQRDEMLGYVEETVETGATLETGGEKVPMDGGGDGNASDAVDGDSDGDGGSDSLLVAPTVLSGVTNDMAAASNEHFGPIAPVISVSSIDEAIEVHNDTEYGLSGSVHAGDVGTGMQIAERMETGMVHVNDQPVNDEAHVPFSGAKASGVGSYNSTDIMNEMTEKKWISLQHDRREYPF, translated from the coding sequence ATGCCGGATACCCTCTCGATTGACGCAGACTGGAACGCGTTCTACATCGACGGCGAATGGACGGAATCAGACGGCGACGAAGAAATCTCGGTCCAGGACCCCTCGAGTCGCGAGGAAATCGCCCGCGTCCCCGCGGGAACGGAAGCCGACGTCGACGCGGCGTTCGAGGCCGCCGCAGCGGCCCAGGCCGAGTGGCGAGAAGCCCCGCCCATCGAGCGCGAGCGCGTCGCCCTCGAGGTGGCGAACCTGCTTCAGGAGTACGAAGACGAAATCGTGGATCTCCTGGCACACGAGGCTGGCGGGTCTCGGATTATGGGCGAAACGTCGGTCCAGATCGCCGCGGACCAGGCGATGGAGGCGGCCACGCTCCCTCGCCGCATGAAGGGCGAACAGGTCGACTCGAACGTCCCGGGCAAGGAAAACCTCGTCAGGCGGGAACCGCAGGGCGTCGTTACGGTCATCTCGCCGTGGAACTTCCCCCTCAATCTCTCCGGGCGGGCCGTCGCACCCGCCATCGCGACCGGTAACGCCGTCGTGCTCAAACCCGCGTCGAACACGCCGATCACGGGCGGGCTCCTGTTCGCGAAACTGTACGAAGAGGCGGGCTTACCGGACGGCCTGCTGAACGTCGTCACCGGGAGCGGCTCAGAGATTGGCGATCCGGTGGTCGCTCACCCCGAGAGCGACGTCGTCGCGTTCACCGGTTCGACCCCGGTCGGACGCGGCGTCGCGACGACCGGCGGCGAGAACCTCTCCGTGATCGCCCTCGAGTTGGGCGGAAACAATGGCCACATCGTGACCGCCGACGCCGACCTCGAGGCGGCCGTCGATTCGGCGGTCTTCGGGACCTTCGTCCACCAGGGACAGGTCTGTATCTCCATAAACCGCCACATCGTGCACGAGGACGTCTACGACGAGTACGTCGACCGACTCACCGACCGCGCCAAGTCGCTCCCGGTGGGAAGCGCCCACGACCCCGACACGGTGGTCGGTCCGGTCATCGACGAATCCCAGCGCGACGAGATGCTGGGCTACGTCGAGGAGACGGTCGAGACCGGGGCGACGCTCGAGACGGGCGGCGAGAAGGTGCCGATGGATGGCGGCGGCGATGGAAACGCGAGCGACGCCGTCGACGGCGACAGCGATGGAGACGGGGGTAGCGACTCCCTGCTCGTCGCCCCGACCGTGCTCTCCGGCGTCACGAACGACATGGCCGCCGCGTCCAACGAACACTTCGGCCCGATTGCACCGGTGATCAGCGTCTCGAGCATCGATGAGGCGATCGAGGTCCACAACGACACCGAGTACGGCCTCTCGGGATCGGTCCACGCCGGCGACGTCGGAACGGGAATGCAAATCGCCGAACGGATGGAGACGGGCATGGTTCACGTCAACGACCAGCCGGTCAACGACGAGGCCCACGTTCCGTTCAGCGGAGCGAAGGCGTCCGGCGTCGGCAGCTACAACAGCACTGACATCATGAACGAGATGACCGAGAAGAAGTGGATCTCGCTCCAGCACGACCGTCGGGAATATCCATTCTAA
- a CDS encoding orc1/cdc6 family replication initiation protein, translated as MPLFDRDTSIFSDEDVLREDYQPESIQERDEEIDTYMASLQPVINGAQPRNLFLYGKAGVGKTAVTRYLLSHLERDVDAYDDVALTVVWLNCNNLSSSYQVAANLVNELRPPSQQISTTGYPRQTVFDMLYTELESIGGTVLIVLDEIDHIGDDDGILYELPRARANGYLSSVKPGIIGISNDLSFHDSLSPKVKDTLCEEEVHFPPYTAGELRSILEQRAENALYETAYETNVLSLCAALAAQDTGSARQALDLLYKAGDITRAADETTIRESHVRDAQQALERGQIRQGMMELTRHGHLALAAVLSIAISDETPARVREIYPEYSAIAERFGTKPLVRRRMHDHLSDLAMQGILKRYARNHGRSGGQYYEYDLDVTLELALDVVDELEDVDISLEAVRGAKLRGLR; from the coding sequence ATGCCGCTGTTCGATCGGGACACGTCGATTTTCTCCGACGAGGACGTGCTACGGGAGGACTATCAACCGGAGTCGATCCAGGAACGGGACGAAGAGATCGACACGTACATGGCTTCCCTCCAGCCCGTCATCAACGGAGCACAGCCACGAAACCTCTTTCTCTACGGCAAGGCCGGCGTCGGGAAGACGGCCGTCACCCGCTATCTCCTCTCCCATCTCGAGCGAGACGTCGACGCTTACGATGACGTCGCGTTGACCGTCGTCTGGCTCAACTGTAACAACCTCTCCTCTTCCTACCAGGTCGCCGCGAATCTCGTCAACGAACTGCGACCACCGAGTCAACAGATCAGTACCACCGGCTACCCGCGCCAGACCGTCTTCGACATGCTCTACACCGAACTCGAGAGCATCGGCGGCACCGTCCTGATCGTCCTCGACGAAATCGACCACATCGGCGACGACGACGGCATCCTCTACGAACTTCCGCGCGCTCGCGCGAACGGCTATCTCTCGTCGGTCAAACCCGGCATCATCGGCATCAGTAACGACTTGAGCTTTCACGACAGTCTCTCCCCGAAGGTCAAGGACACGCTCTGTGAGGAGGAAGTCCACTTTCCGCCGTACACCGCCGGCGAGTTGCGCTCGATTCTCGAGCAGCGAGCGGAGAACGCCCTGTACGAAACCGCCTACGAGACGAACGTGCTCTCGCTGTGTGCAGCACTCGCCGCCCAGGACACCGGCAGTGCGAGACAGGCATTGGATCTGCTCTACAAGGCAGGGGACATCACGCGTGCGGCTGACGAGACGACCATCAGAGAATCGCACGTTCGCGACGCCCAGCAGGCGCTCGAGCGCGGACAGATCCGGCAGGGAATGATGGAGTTGACCCGACACGGTCACCTGGCGCTGGCGGCGGTGCTCAGCATCGCGATTAGTGACGAGACGCCCGCCCGCGTTCGCGAAATCTACCCCGAGTACTCGGCGATCGCCGAGCGGTTCGGGACGAAGCCCCTCGTCCGTCGACGAATGCACGACCACCTCTCCGATCTGGCTATGCAAGGGATTTTGAAGCGGTACGCCCGCAATCACGGTCGATCGGGCGGGCAGTACTACGAGTACGATCTCGACGTGACCCTCGAGTTGGCCCTCGACGTCGTCGACGAACTCGAGGACGTCGACATCTCGCTCGAGGCGGTTCGTGGTGCGAAACTGCGTGGATTACGGTGA
- a CDS encoding PQQ-dependent sugar dehydrogenase, giving the protein MKPNDNGRAPDDEQAPDTARTTLEGELRDGTSRRTWPSRRTFLRATATAGAVASLSGLTVAQEETTFELGGVTSGWEGRSPSDIEGETNPTLTLEAGQTYSITWENVDGLPHDIIILDADGNDIVGTEIMSEQGETQTLEFEATEEMAEYYCSVHPGTMRGDIQIGAAADGADGDETEEDVSDVIGEGPTIGLEHVAGGFVSPVGFEIAPGQPNCYYVLDQPGQIYHVGASSGESTEFLDLTDRMVDVGAATDAGFDERGLLGLAFHPDYQDNRRLFVYYSAPLREDSSDDGAEGESETGEGSSDDANETDSTTDENASDDNDSETDDENGTDNENDSEDSSEEDEAEETYNHTAVLAEFQATEDFASVDLDSERILIEVDEPQFNHNGGPVVFGPDGYLYWALGDGGGADDVGFGHLEDWYDENEGGNAQNTTETLLGGIHRIDVDNEGEDGKPYAIPDDNPFVDSEDGFDEYFAWGLRNPWRASFDGEGRLFVADVGQNLYEEVNIVENGGNYGWNVKEGIECFSTADPNQSPSECPSQTPDDVRGGEPLLDPVIHYPHQVGEETIGISITGGYVYEGEAAPALEGHYVFGDWSDAFERPSGALFASPLEEYEPMADRSEEDLWDINRLSVANAPENAINRFILSFGRDHDGELYVLTTARYTDGETGEVFRIVSEEDGEEIEPHEDSIAQETGDEEGDGEDGEGEEGDGEESEGEDESETDDSESDAGNDTEQEEGTDDGNETDDANETTDGNETDSNGGDGNDTA; this is encoded by the coding sequence ATGAAACCAAACGACAACGGACGGGCACCTGACGACGAGCAGGCGCCCGACACTGCACGGACGACACTCGAGGGAGAATTACGCGACGGGACGAGTCGACGGACGTGGCCGTCACGACGAACCTTTCTCCGGGCGACCGCTACGGCGGGCGCCGTAGCTAGCCTCAGTGGACTCACCGTCGCCCAGGAAGAAACGACGTTCGAACTCGGCGGCGTCACCTCCGGCTGGGAGGGGCGATCGCCATCCGATATCGAAGGGGAGACGAACCCGACGTTGACGCTCGAGGCCGGACAGACGTACTCGATAACCTGGGAGAACGTCGACGGCCTTCCACACGATATCATCATCCTGGACGCGGACGGGAACGACATCGTCGGGACGGAAATCATGAGCGAGCAGGGCGAAACCCAGACCCTCGAGTTCGAGGCGACCGAGGAGATGGCCGAGTACTACTGTTCGGTCCACCCGGGGACGATGCGCGGCGACATCCAGATCGGAGCGGCAGCGGACGGTGCCGACGGCGACGAGACTGAGGAAGATGTGAGCGACGTCATCGGTGAAGGGCCCACGATCGGCCTCGAACACGTCGCCGGCGGGTTCGTCTCGCCGGTCGGGTTCGAGATAGCGCCGGGCCAGCCAAATTGCTACTACGTGCTCGACCAACCGGGTCAGATCTACCACGTCGGTGCCAGCAGTGGCGAATCGACCGAGTTCCTCGACCTCACCGACCGGATGGTCGACGTCGGCGCCGCGACGGATGCTGGGTTCGACGAGCGCGGCCTCCTCGGCCTCGCGTTCCACCCCGACTATCAGGATAACCGTCGGCTCTTCGTCTACTACAGCGCACCCCTGCGTGAGGACTCGAGCGATGATGGTGCCGAGGGCGAGTCCGAAACCGGGGAGGGCTCGAGCGACGATGCCAACGAGACCGACAGTACTACCGACGAGAACGCGAGTGACGACAACGACAGCGAGACTGACGACGAGAACGGGACCGACAACGAGAACGACAGCGAAGACTCGAGCGAGGAGGACGAAGCGGAAGAAACCTACAACCACACCGCCGTCCTCGCCGAGTTCCAGGCGACGGAGGACTTCGCGTCGGTCGATCTCGATTCGGAACGGATTCTCATCGAGGTAGACGAACCACAGTTCAACCACAATGGCGGCCCCGTCGTATTCGGACCGGACGGTTACCTGTACTGGGCGCTGGGCGACGGCGGCGGAGCGGACGACGTGGGCTTCGGCCACCTGGAAGACTGGTACGACGAGAACGAGGGCGGCAACGCTCAGAACACGACCGAAACCCTGCTCGGCGGGATTCACCGGATCGACGTCGACAACGAGGGCGAGGACGGGAAACCCTACGCCATCCCGGACGACAACCCGTTCGTCGACAGCGAGGACGGCTTCGACGAGTACTTCGCCTGGGGGCTTCGCAACCCGTGGCGGGCCTCGTTCGACGGCGAGGGTCGCCTCTTCGTCGCGGACGTCGGCCAGAACCTGTACGAGGAGGTCAACATCGTCGAGAACGGCGGCAACTACGGCTGGAACGTCAAGGAGGGCATCGAATGCTTCTCGACGGCCGATCCGAACCAGTCGCCCTCGGAGTGCCCGTCGCAGACTCCCGACGACGTTCGCGGCGGCGAACCGCTGCTCGATCCCGTCATCCACTACCCACACCAGGTCGGCGAGGAGACCATCGGCATCTCGATCACCGGCGGTTACGTCTACGAGGGCGAGGCGGCACCGGCGCTCGAGGGTCACTACGTCTTCGGCGACTGGAGTGACGCGTTCGAACGACCTTCGGGGGCGCTCTTCGCGTCGCCGCTCGAGGAGTACGAACCGATGGCCGATCGAAGCGAGGAGGACCTGTGGGACATCAACCGACTTTCGGTTGCCAACGCGCCCGAGAACGCGATCAACCGATTCATCCTCTCGTTCGGTCGGGATCACGACGGCGAGCTGTACGTCCTGACGACGGCGCGGTACACCGATGGCGAAACGGGCGAAGTGTTCCGAATCGTCTCGGAGGAAGACGGTGAGGAGATCGAACCGCACGAAGATTCGATCGCTCAGGAAACGGGTGACGAGGAAGGCGACGGAGAAGACGGTGAAGGAGAAGAGGGCGACGGAGAAGAAAGCGAAGGAGAAGACGAAAGCGAGACGGACGACAGTGAAAGCGACGCGGGTAACGATACGGAGCAGGAAGAAGGAACTGACGACGGGAACGAAACGGACGACGCAAACGAAACCACCGACGGAAACGAAACCGACTCCAACGGGGGTGACGGGAACGATACCGCGTGA
- a CDS encoding MBL fold metallo-hydrolase has product MSEMDFPTSDVPVDSITPAELKASIDEGNSVTILDARMQSDYDEWRIEGDTVETINVPYFEFLDDEIDDDVLAQIPDDREVTVLCAKGGASEFVAGALEERGYDVNHLEDGMNGWARIYEAHEVTNYDGAGTLLQYQRPSSGCLGYLLYDNDDAAVVDPLRAFTDRYLEDADDLGVDLTYAFDTHVHADHISGLRSLAEEGVEGVLPAPAADRGVTYTDDVTLAEDGDEFAVGDATIEAVYTPGHTSGMTSYLIDDGLLATGDGLFVESVARPDLEEGDAGAEDAARTLYESLQERVLTLPEDTLVGGAHFSDAAAPAEDGTYTAPIGELVDRMDALTMDEDEFVDLILSNMPPRPANYEDIIATNLGQQTAEDDEAFELELGPNNCAASQDSLADD; this is encoded by the coding sequence ATGAGCGAAATGGACTTTCCAACGTCCGACGTTCCAGTCGATTCGATCACGCCTGCGGAGTTGAAAGCCAGCATCGACGAGGGAAATTCGGTCACGATCCTCGACGCTCGCATGCAATCGGATTACGACGAGTGGCGTATCGAGGGTGACACCGTCGAGACGATCAACGTCCCGTACTTCGAATTCCTGGACGACGAAATCGACGACGACGTGCTTGCACAGATTCCGGACGACCGCGAAGTCACCGTCCTCTGTGCGAAAGGCGGCGCCAGCGAGTTCGTCGCCGGGGCGCTCGAGGAGCGCGGTTACGACGTCAACCACCTCGAGGACGGGATGAACGGGTGGGCACGCATCTACGAGGCCCACGAAGTCACGAACTACGACGGCGCTGGTACCCTGCTTCAGTACCAGCGTCCCTCCTCGGGTTGTCTGGGCTACCTGCTCTACGATAACGACGACGCCGCCGTGGTCGACCCGCTGCGTGCCTTCACCGACCGGTACCTCGAGGACGCCGACGACCTCGGCGTCGACCTGACGTACGCGTTCGACACGCACGTACACGCGGACCACATCTCGGGACTTCGATCGCTCGCCGAGGAGGGCGTCGAGGGCGTTCTCCCCGCGCCCGCAGCCGACCGCGGGGTCACCTACACTGACGACGTGACGCTGGCCGAGGACGGCGACGAATTCGCGGTCGGCGACGCCACGATCGAGGCGGTCTACACACCCGGGCACACCTCCGGAATGACCTCCTACCTGATCGACGACGGCCTGCTCGCGACCGGCGACGGCCTGTTCGTCGAGAGCGTCGCCCGACCGGACCTCGAGGAGGGCGACGCCGGGGCGGAAGACGCCGCGCGCACGCTGTACGAATCGCTGCAAGAGCGCGTGCTGACCTTACCCGAGGACACGCTCGTCGGCGGGGCTCACTTCAGCGACGCGGCCGCCCCTGCCGAGGACGGGACGTACACGGCGCCGATCGGCGAGCTCGTCGACCGCATGGACGCGCTCACGATGGACGAAGACGAGTTCGTCGACCTGATCCTCTCGAACATGCCGCCTCGTCCGGCCAACTACGAGGACATCATTGCGACGAACCTGGGACAGCAGACCGCCGAGGACGACGAGGCGTTCGAACTCGAGCTCGGTCCGAACAACTGCGCCGCCAGCCAGGATTCCCTGGCTGACGACTGA